One genomic window of Conger conger chromosome 7, fConCon1.1, whole genome shotgun sequence includes the following:
- the LOC133133247 gene encoding uncharacterized protein LOC133133247 has protein sequence MASWLQVVSPLLLLLLSNPGVDAASNQHLCGSHLVEALYLVCGEKGFFFKPNGSKRDLEPLLGFLPPKSGQENKVDDFPYKDMGDMMVKRGIVEQCCHKPCSIFDLQNYSSNILVYISICSLLGAFTVSSVKGLGIAIRSFFSDPSVVQQPLTWILLVSLVASIITQVNYLNKSLDVFNTLLVYPIYYVFFTTVVLATSVILFKEWGSMSGVDVDEACISTHQVEGFNQVSPTKVLVRRSINPRVGQGKEHQERDYLQPGDHDNGQLGKGRGPSVIMAPWLQVVSLLVLLVVSNPGVDAMSNQRLCGPHLVDALYLVCGDRGFFFKPSGTKRDVEPLLGFLPPKSGQENEADDFPYKDMGDMMVKRGIVEQCCHKACNVFELENYCN, from the exons ATGGCGTCTTGGCTGCAGGTAGTCTCTCCATTGTTGCTGCTCCTCCTGTCCAACCCTGGGGTCGATGCTGCGTCTAACCAGCACCTGTGTGGGTCTCACCTGGTTGAAGCCCTCTACCTGGTGTGTGGAGAGAAAGGCTTCTTCTTCAAGCCAAACGGGAGTAAGCGGGACCTGGAGCCTCTTCTGG GATTCCTCCCTCCAAAATCAGGTCAAGAGAACAAGGTGGACGATTTCCCCTACAAAGACATGGGGGATATGATGGTGAAGAGGGGCATTGTGGAGCAGTGCTGTCACAAGCCCTGCAGCATCTTCGACCTACAAAATTACT CGAGCAACATCCTGGTGTACATAAGCATCTGCTCCCTGCTCGGGGCCTTCACCGTGTCCTCCGTCAAGGGCCTGGGCATCGCCATCCGCTCCTTCTTCAGCGACCCCTCTGTGGTGCAGCAGCCCCTTACCTGGATCCTGCTGGTCTCGCTGGTGGCCTCCATCATCACGCAAGTCAACTACCTCAACAAGTCCCTGGACGTCTTCAACACCCTGCTGGTCTACCCCATCTACTACGTCTTCTTCACCACCGTGGTGCTGGCCACCTCCGTCATCCTCTTCAAGGAGTGGGGCTCCATGTCGGGCGTGGACGTG GACGAAGCCTGTATCTCCACACACCAGGTAGAGGGCTTCAACCAGGTGAGTCCCACAAAGGTGCTGGTTAGACGCAGCATCAACCCCAGGGTTGGACAGGGCAAGGAGCACCAAGAGAGAGACTACCTGCAGCCAGGAGACCATGATAACGGACAGctggggaaggggagaggg CCGTCCGTCATCATGGCACCCTGGCTACAGGTAGTCTCGCTATTGGTGCTGCTTGTCGTGTCCAACCCCGGGGTTGATGCCATGTCTAACCAGCGGCTGTGCGGGCCCCATCTGGTCGATGCCCTCTACCTGGTGTGTGGTGATAGAGGCTTCTTCTTCAAACCAAGCGGGACCAAGCGGGATGTGGAGCCGCTTTTGG GATTCCTCCCTCCAAAATCAGGCCAGGAGAACGAGGCGGACGATTTCCCCTACAAAGACATGGGGGATATGATGGTGAAGAGGGGCATTGTGGAGCAGTGCTGTCACAAGGCCTGCAACGTCTTTGAACTAGAGAATTACTGCAACTGA